The DNA region TGCACGTGTTGGGGATCCCCAGAATTGATCTTGCTCTGGTGTCATGGCGGAGCAGCCATTCCCAGTCCAAACCAGAAACCCTTAAATGGAATCTTCCTTATGAAATTATTGTCGTCGGTGTGTATGACAGACCCTCAACTGAATAATATGATAGTTCCAAAGACCCGGAGCAGTAAATCCGGGTTTTAAAATAATAGGAGATGCCGATGGTGTATAGATTAGGGGCCGTCGGGCCTGCCGTTAAAACTCTTCAAGAAGCGTTAGCGAAATTGCAACTCTACCTCGGACCGATTGACGGTAACTTCGGTGGGGGGACCGAACGAGCGGTAAAGGCCTATCAGAAAAAACAGCGATTAACGGTAGATGGAATTGTTGGAAATGAGACCTGGGATGAACTGGCTGGGGATCAAGAGCCACCGGATTCCTCTTGGCTGGAAAAGCCGCTATCGTACCGATGTCTGGTTTTAACGGGGACTTTTGAAACAAACGTCCCTCCGCCCGACTGCTTTGCGGGAATAACCGGGGATTTTGACGGTCAGGGGATAAGCCTTGGAGTCTGCCAATGGAACATCGGACAAAGAAGCCTCCAGCCTCTCCTTCTTGAAATGATCCAAACCTATCCTGCTGTATCGAAAAACGTGTTTCAGGACCATTATCCGGAGTGGCTGGCCTGGCTGAAAGCCTCCCAGGAAGAGCAGATGCAGTGGGTCATTCATCTTAAAAACCCAAAACAAAACGGAATAAATGAACCCTGGCAAGGGCTCTTTAAATCCCTATGTCGTACCGAAGAATTTCAAAAGGTTCAGGCCGACACCGCACAGGGGTTATTTCGGAGGGGCATGTCCCTTTGCAAAAAGTACGGAATCAGGTCGGAAAGGGGAGCTGCGCTGATGTACGATATCGTCGTCCAAAACGGGGGAATCGGAAAAATCACGGATGCGCAGATAATAGCTGACTGTAAAAAGATCGATTCCGGACTTTCTTCCGACGATCAGGAGGTAGAGCGTCTGAAAATCATTGCCAACCGGCGAGCGGACGCGGCCAACCCCCGGTGGGTTGAAGATGTTCGGAAACGGAAACTTTGTATAGCCCTTGGAGAAGGGATCGTTCACGGCCGGCATTATGACCTGCTGGGCCAATATGGCATTGGGTTCAATCCCTACTCCGATTGAAATGAATCCCCATCTTTAATCTGACGAGGAGAGTCATGGAATCAGATGAAAATATTTTCCAACGCCAACAAGAACATTCCAAAACTCATGAATTTAATCTCAATTTAACGGAGAATTTATGTGACCATCTGCCTGAAGAAAAAGGCCAGTTTTTTAAAAATCTTTTCGAAGATGAACAAAAACTGATAAAGAAGCGCAAAGAAGCAATTGGCCTTCCTCAGGATGAAACCTTTGTCGGTCTGGCCCTCTCCGGAGGAGGCATTCGGAGTGCGACCTTTTGTTTTGGGGTCCTCCAGGTGCTGGAACGGCTTGGTCTAATGAAACAGGTTGATTATCTTTCCACCGTGTCAGGAGGAGGTTATACCGGATCGGCGTATAGCGCATGGAAATTACGAAAGACGTTATTTCAAAAAGCCGTCCTTCCAGTGAACTGTTCCAAAACAAAAGAACCCCCAGAAAGGCTCGACGATCTCTTAACGCATCTTAGGAAATTCAGCAACTTTTTATCTCCCCGGTTTGGTCTCGGCGCATCTGAAACATGGCGGATGATCGGAACCTACGCACGTAATATCAGTTTACATTGGGTTGTTCTGGTCTCGGCCCTGGTGGCTCTTTTTGCACTGACCTCAATGGGTATCCAATACTCTGTTGTCTTAGGAACGGTCCTTTCCCTCGTGGGATTGGGGTTTGTCGTCAACGGAATAGCCCGCGAATTTAAAGTTAAAGAGGCATTGAAGGAGGCCTCGAAGCCTCCCTACAGATTGGCTAAAAAAGCCCACCTTGAAATGATCGAGTTGCTCCAATCACCCCATTTGGGCCTTTTTTTTGGGTTTTCCTGTTTCGCAATTGGTGTCAGCCTTTTTCTGGTCCTCTCATCTTTTAAGATCGCCGCCAGGGAGAGCTTAGCCGTATGGATTCCAGGCGGGTTTTTTGGGTTGTCGGTCGTTGTGATCGTCGTTATGGGATTTTCCGCGGAATGGCGATGGAAACCGAGGCGTTATAGAAACCTTGTTCCTTTCCTCGGAGGGTATCTTCTCATTTTTCCTCTCCTATATGTTGCCTGGAGAAAGTTATCTGATTATAACCATCAGATTTTTCCGGTAATCGGGGTTAATACGGTCGAGTTTTTTTAAAAATCGATTGGGCCGTGGCTTTTCCCCTCTTCTGGCAAACTGGAGGTGTCTTAATCCTATCGGCGATTATGATGAGTTTAGCGATTGCGACCTTTAGAAATAAGATGGACCGGGAAGAACGGGAATGGTCAACTCGGCTAGTCACCAGTCTTCTTGCTTCGGCCCTGGTCTGGTGTGTCGTGGTTGGATTGGCGCTATTGAGCACTCATTTAGCCATTTCCCTTAAAAGTAGACCGCCTACTCCAATAACGATCCTGATACCAACCGCTTGGGGAGTTTTATCGGTATTGGCGGCAAAATTCGCGAAAGTGTTTTCTGTAAGGGCTTTCAACTCCATCCGGTGGAAAAGAGTATTGTTTTTACTGGCTCCTCCGTTTTTCTTAATCGGATTGCTCTTAGGTGTTGATTTAACGACAGCATGGAGTCTTTTATCCTACGAAAAAACAGCTCAGTGGACTGGATGTGGCTTGCTTGGCCTTTTTGGTGGAATGGCAGCTTTATTTGTCATGTCAGGATGGATGCTCGATCCCAACGAGTTTTCCCTCCATGGTTTTTACAGGGACCGTATAGTCCGCTGTTTCCTGGGAGCAAGTAACGCGGATACATTGGCACCGGATTCCGTTTGGAACATTAAAACGGATGATCTGCATTTAACCTGTCTAAAAGAATCAATTACCCAGGGAGCCCCGTTTCATATTATTAATTCGGCCGTGAATCTCTTTGGAAGTAAATCTCTGAAAGTGCGTCAAAGAAACTGTGATAACTTTATATTGACCCCGACTTCCTCCGGATCCCGGGTGACCAATTATATCGACACACCCGATTCGTTGTATCTGGGTACGGCCTGTGCGATTTCAGGAGCGGCGGTAGGGTCCGGTATGGGATTGGCCACCCAGGGGGCCGGACTGGCTGCTTTAATGACCATCTTTAACGTACGCCTGGGATACTGGTTTGAAAATCCGAAAGCCGTAAAAAATGAGAATAAAAAGCTAAAAATGAAGGGGCATGAACATCCGAGTCGAAAAGAGAGGTGGAAACGGCCGGGGTTCTCGCCCCTGTTCCTAATGGCCGAGGCCTTTTCTCTGACTAATGAAGAGCGGAATTTCGTCAATTTGTCCGACGGAGGGCATTTTGATAACCTTGGCCTCTATGAATTAATCCGGCGACGATGTAAATTCATTATTGTCGTCGATTCGGAGCATGACCCAAATTACAATTTTACTTCCTTAGGGGAAGTCATCCGTTTGGCGCGGATTGATTTCGGAATTGAAATTAAGATTGATTTAAAACAGATCGCTCCCTCAAAAGAAACGACTACATATGCGTCCGGTCATTTTGCTTTAGGAGAAATCGATTATTCAGCTTATTCCGGAAACGAGTATTCAAAAAAAGGGGCCAGTCATCTTGGGGAAACGCAGAAAGGAACCCTCCTTTACATCAAAAGTACGCTTCTTCCGGCAGATCGATGCGCTCACATCTCAAGCGACGTACTGGAATATGCCAAATCCCATCCAGACTTTCCCCATGATTCGACAGCCGATCAGTTTTTTTCTGAAGCTCAGTTTGAATCGTACCGGAAGTTAGGAGAATGTATCGCGGAGAATGTGTTTGGAAGACTCCGGCCCAATTATTCCGACATTGAAGATATTATTTCAGAACTAAAACAACTCAGGGAAAAATCCTAAACGACTTTAGGATTTTTTGGTGTGAACTTATTTATTGCATATCCGACATACAGCATCCATAGGATTCATGAAAAATTTGTCAGAATTGAAAAATGCTCCTCCGCCACTTGTGCCCCGCGGACCAACCACCTCTTAGCATTCGGTTTAGTAAGGTATTTTCCAATCAAATAGGTCTTTTCATTTTTCTGGTGTGAAGCAAGAGGATCATGGACGAAATTACTGTATAAAGAAAGCCCATGGCCTGGCCACGGCCTTGAGCCCGATCTTGGAAAATAAATTTAACCCAAATGTTACCTTTATATCCAGATGTAACCACTTGCTCAGTCATCGATCGTAATA from Nitrospirota bacterium includes:
- a CDS encoding peptidoglycan-binding protein — protein: MVYRLGAVGPAVKTLQEALAKLQLYLGPIDGNFGGGTERAVKAYQKKQRLTVDGIVGNETWDELAGDQEPPDSSWLEKPLSYRCLVLTGTFETNVPPPDCFAGITGDFDGQGISLGVCQWNIGQRSLQPLLLEMIQTYPAVSKNVFQDHYPEWLAWLKASQEEQMQWVIHLKNPKQNGINEPWQGLFKSLCRTEEFQKVQADTAQGLFRRGMSLCKKYGIRSERGAALMYDIVVQNGGIGKITDAQIIADCKKIDSGLSSDDQEVERLKIIANRRADAANPRWVEDVRKRKLCIALGEGIVHGRHYDLLGQYGIGFNPYSD